One stretch of Muribaculum intestinale DNA includes these proteins:
- a CDS encoding RagB/SusD family nutrient uptake outer membrane protein gives MNLKRFIYLGALALSLSACESQLEIDPISDISNANYWQSSSDVEGYLTGTYSNFRSLIDRVTYGEDRGDALQPGSRGGVSRAHTQRLDNENGYDWKVIFTNLHHVNMIIKNTAAISFSDQNAKNRILAQAYTMRAHDYMLLLQMWGDAPIVLNPTETADKSTKPSRQPKEAVMAQVLSDLETALSLFPESSIPNKYRISRPSALMLKAEALAWNYTVLKSGDKQNLTDAIACLDEVEQCGVKLVDNYADIFDVSHRLNSEIIFAIYVRFGEYDSMYALNFTESAVQGQVGSAVNKDQIPYSNGNIAAPYYAPSAKIKAAFTSADKRKPVCFIEGINKDGKVLFTCQNKFRGTPYEKDRYYDNDIVVYRLADAHLLKAELLCYLGGGNVPTAVSLMNKTRNRAGIGDYSGPTDQTSVQRAILDERFLELCFELKRWPDLMRAHGAGTINVYNEVPNLNGKSTPLYFPITLNMRDYNENLTQTEGY, from the coding sequence ATGAACTTAAAAAGATTTATATACCTCGGAGCACTCGCCCTGTCACTGAGCGCATGTGAGAGTCAGCTGGAAATAGATCCGATATCTGATATCTCCAATGCCAACTACTGGCAAAGTTCAAGCGACGTGGAGGGATACCTCACAGGCACGTACAGCAATTTCCGTTCATTAATCGACCGTGTCACCTATGGCGAGGACCGTGGCGACGCCCTGCAGCCCGGTTCGCGTGGCGGTGTGTCGAGAGCCCACACCCAGCGCCTCGATAACGAGAACGGCTACGACTGGAAGGTGATTTTCACCAATCTCCACCACGTCAACATGATTATCAAGAACACGGCCGCCATCAGCTTCAGCGACCAGAATGCCAAGAACCGCATTCTTGCCCAGGCCTACACCATGCGTGCCCACGACTATATGCTCCTGCTCCAGATGTGGGGCGACGCGCCTATCGTGCTCAATCCCACCGAGACTGCCGACAAGAGCACCAAGCCTTCGCGCCAGCCCAAGGAGGCGGTGATGGCTCAGGTTCTCTCCGACCTCGAGACCGCGCTCAGCCTCTTCCCCGAGAGCTCTATACCCAACAAGTACCGCATCTCGCGTCCGTCGGCGCTGATGCTCAAGGCCGAGGCCCTTGCGTGGAACTACACCGTGCTCAAGAGCGGCGACAAGCAGAATCTTACCGATGCCATCGCATGCCTCGATGAGGTAGAGCAGTGTGGCGTGAAGCTCGTCGACAACTATGCCGACATCTTCGACGTGAGCCATCGTCTCAACTCCGAGATTATCTTCGCCATATATGTGCGTTTCGGCGAGTACGACAGCATGTATGCCCTCAACTTCACCGAGTCGGCAGTGCAGGGCCAGGTGGGCAGCGCCGTCAACAAGGACCAGATACCTTACTCCAACGGTAACATCGCGGCTCCCTACTATGCCCCGTCGGCTAAAATCAAGGCTGCATTCACCTCGGCCGACAAGCGCAAGCCCGTATGTTTCATCGAGGGTATCAACAAAGACGGCAAGGTGCTCTTCACATGCCAGAACAAGTTCCGCGGCACCCCCTACGAGAAGGACCGCTACTACGACAACGACATCGTGGTATACCGTCTGGCCGACGCCCATCTGCTCAAGGCCGAGCTCCTCTGCTACCTTGGCGGCGGCAACGTGCCCACTGCAGTATCGCTGATGAACAAGACACGCAACCGTGCAGGCATCGGCGACTACTCAGGCCCGACCGACCAGACATCGGTGCAGCGAGCCATCCTCGACGAGCGTTTCCTCGAGCTCTGCTTCGAGCTCAAGCGCTGGCCCGACCTGATGCGTGCACACGGAGCGGGTACTATCAATGTCTACAATGAGGTGCCCAACCTCAACGGCAAGAGCACTCCGCTCTACTTCCCCATCACGCTCAACATGCGCGACTACAATGAGAATCTAACCCAGACCGAAGGCTATTAA
- a CDS encoding SusC/RagA family TonB-linked outer membrane protein, producing the protein MLNQFCNFRKVYRYATVLLALGMAMQPAESYASPADKTATQAVITVKGQVSDSSNEPLIGATVRVKGHSDGVMTDIDGKFSISAPANGTIVVTYVGMTTREIPVNGRQKIDITLDNNAVNLDDVVVIGYGTQSRATVTSAITKVKAEDMAVMPSNNVMSMLQGKVPGMQVNFSSGRPGVSPAVTIRGGTTTTPGSDAPLYIIDGVIRTITDLNYADIESVEVLKDAASTAIYGAKAANGIVMITTKQGKKGAGRISVSYGLSIDHQPKRIPISDAREYLSITREAATRAYNPDKYLNGSFGMSTNNVIDSYVNCAFLDDWITRYGQGYVENLLTNRGWETMEDPATPGKMLLFKNEDFQDNLMRNPINHDFNINFSGGNDRGTYYMSLGYLKQDGIVIGNDYDRWSFTANGSYKVMNNVTVRSSVNYISRKFVGLNENNVMARASLMPPTTRQYYEDGRPAPGENTASFRTRLHEVYYQSKYNAVDRTNLMAQLDWEPIADLHIRPQFSFRLDNTKNHQFERANEVQKSRIAKSERDMNKNYQYEIVANYKKILWNKNNFDFMVGYTHTYTDAFDSTLQGMNGTSDKIETINGVGELNLSNTSTVQSYKKMSSYFGRINYNYDMKYLLSLSIRYDGSSHFAENHKYGTFPGISAGWNVHREAFFEKLTPVVNNFKIRGSWGKAGNDNLSLANTQGKYAAGNNYGGEAGLLNTVLANSDLLWEETTSADLGFDLGLFNNRISLTFDVYRKETSNRLIDEKLWSETGFSSIKSNYGSLITKGLETSISATAIQTRDFTWDIDAGFAFFRTIVGKLPNNGVPRNRINGGVIFDEKLGKYIEVGGLAEGERFGAQFAFKMDGVYATDEEAAGAPYDNIVHATRLGQGKVGGDAIWHDFDKNGIIDRYDMYLCGYINPDHMGSFNNTFRYKNFTLRVMTDFSGGNVIDNRFRAQANGNLRHNYATLHETATSATWHKQGDIATIPRYDCNADLGDGKRNHVRGANGANCPLGFTSTYGSNEGTSNSLYISKGDYLAFREVSLTYMLRNKFLQRNHLDNVTLTAAVYNLGYITAYEGLTPEIIGADLGQYPRPRSFLFTLNFTLK; encoded by the coding sequence ATGTTGAATCAATTTTGTAATTTTAGAAAAGTATACCGCTATGCGACGGTATTGCTGGCCTTAGGTATGGCCATGCAGCCCGCCGAGAGCTACGCGTCACCCGCCGACAAGACAGCGACGCAGGCCGTGATAACGGTAAAAGGGCAAGTGAGCGATTCATCAAACGAGCCGCTCATCGGAGCCACAGTACGTGTGAAAGGTCATTCCGACGGAGTTATGACCGACATCGATGGAAAATTTTCAATCTCAGCTCCCGCCAATGGCACAATCGTCGTGACCTATGTAGGCATGACTACACGGGAGATTCCTGTCAACGGCCGGCAGAAGATTGACATCACCCTCGACAACAATGCCGTAAATCTCGATGATGTGGTAGTAATCGGCTACGGCACTCAGTCGAGAGCCACAGTAACAAGCGCCATCACCAAAGTCAAGGCCGAGGATATGGCTGTAATGCCGAGCAACAATGTCATGTCGATGCTTCAGGGAAAAGTACCAGGCATGCAGGTCAATTTCTCATCGGGACGTCCCGGTGTCAGTCCGGCGGTCACCATACGTGGCGGCACTACAACCACTCCCGGTTCCGACGCTCCACTATACATAATCGACGGTGTGATACGCACAATCACCGACCTCAACTATGCCGATATCGAATCGGTCGAGGTGCTGAAAGACGCAGCCTCGACAGCTATATATGGTGCGAAAGCGGCCAACGGTATCGTGATGATTACCACAAAACAGGGCAAAAAGGGTGCAGGACGCATCTCTGTAAGCTATGGCCTGTCGATTGACCATCAGCCGAAACGCATACCTATCAGCGATGCACGCGAGTATCTTTCGATTACACGAGAAGCCGCCACGAGGGCCTACAATCCCGACAAGTATCTCAACGGATCATTCGGCATGAGCACCAACAATGTTATCGACAGCTATGTCAACTGCGCGTTTCTCGATGACTGGATTACCAGATATGGCCAGGGATATGTAGAGAACCTGCTGACCAACCGCGGCTGGGAGACCATGGAAGACCCGGCAACCCCGGGCAAGATGCTCCTCTTTAAAAACGAGGACTTTCAGGACAATCTCATGCGCAACCCCATCAACCACGACTTCAACATCAACTTCTCGGGAGGCAACGACCGCGGCACATATTATATGAGCCTCGGATATCTGAAGCAGGACGGCATAGTCATAGGGAACGACTACGACCGCTGGAGCTTCACCGCCAACGGATCGTACAAGGTGATGAACAACGTTACCGTGCGCTCGTCGGTCAACTACATCTCGCGTAAGTTTGTCGGCCTCAACGAAAACAACGTTATGGCCCGCGCCTCGCTCATGCCTCCCACCACACGCCAGTACTACGAGGACGGACGCCCGGCTCCGGGCGAAAACACAGCATCGTTCCGCACCCGACTCCATGAGGTGTATTACCAGTCGAAATACAACGCCGTCGACCGCACAAACCTCATGGCCCAGCTCGACTGGGAGCCTATAGCCGACCTTCACATTCGCCCGCAGTTCTCCTTTCGCCTCGACAACACAAAAAACCATCAGTTCGAACGCGCCAACGAGGTGCAGAAATCACGCATTGCCAAGAGTGAGCGCGACATGAACAAAAACTACCAGTATGAAATCGTAGCCAACTACAAGAAGATCCTCTGGAACAAGAACAACTTCGACTTCATGGTAGGCTACACACATACCTACACCGACGCCTTCGACTCCACCCTTCAGGGTATGAACGGAACATCCGACAAAATCGAGACCATCAACGGCGTAGGCGAGCTCAATCTCTCCAATACCTCGACCGTACAGTCCTACAAGAAGATGTCGTCGTACTTCGGACGTATCAACTACAACTACGACATGAAGTACCTCCTCTCGCTCAGCATCCGCTACGACGGTTCGTCGCACTTCGCCGAAAACCACAAATACGGTACCTTCCCCGGCATCTCGGCCGGCTGGAACGTGCACCGCGAGGCTTTCTTCGAAAAGCTCACTCCGGTAGTCAACAACTTCAAGATTCGCGGCAGCTGGGGTAAGGCCGGCAACGACAACCTCTCGCTCGCCAACACCCAGGGCAAGTATGCCGCAGGCAACAACTACGGCGGCGAGGCCGGTCTGCTCAACACCGTGCTCGCCAACAGCGACCTCCTCTGGGAGGAGACCACATCGGCCGACCTCGGCTTCGACCTCGGTCTCTTCAACAACCGCATCTCTCTTACCTTCGACGTATACCGTAAGGAGACATCCAACCGTCTTATCGACGAAAAGCTCTGGTCGGAGACCGGTTTCTCCTCAATCAAGTCCAACTACGGCTCGCTCATCACCAAGGGCCTCGAGACATCCATCAGCGCCACCGCCATCCAGACCCGCGACTTCACCTGGGACATCGACGCCGGATTCGCATTCTTCCGCACCATTGTGGGCAAGCTCCCCAACAACGGCGTCCCGCGCAACCGTATCAACGGCGGTGTCATCTTCGATGAGAAGCTCGGCAAGTATATAGAGGTAGGCGGTCTCGCCGAGGGCGAACGCTTCGGCGCACAGTTCGCATTCAAGATGGACGGCGTATATGCCACCGACGAGGAAGCCGCAGGCGCTCCCTACGACAATATTGTGCATGCCACCCGCCTCGGCCAGGGCAAGGTTGGAGGCGACGCCATCTGGCACGACTTCGACAAGAACGGTATCATCGACCGGTACGACATGTATCTCTGCGGATACATAAACCCCGACCATATGGGCTCGTTCAACAACACTTTCCGCTACAAGAACTTCACTCTGCGCGTCATGACCGATTTCTCAGGCGGCAACGTGATTGACAACCGATTCCGTGCACAGGCCAACGGCAACCTGCGCCACAACTATGCCACGTTACACGAGACAGCCACATCGGCCACATGGCACAAGCAGGGCGACATCGCCACAATACCGCGCTACGACTGTAATGCCGACCTGGGCGACGGCAAGCGCAATCATGTGCGCGGAGCCAACGGCGCCAACTGTCCGCTCGGATTCACAAGCACATACGGCAGCAACGAGGGAACTTCCAACTCGCTCTACATCTCCAAGGGCGACTATCTGGCCTTCCGCGAGGTATCTCTCACCTATATGCTCCGCAACAAGTTCCTGCAGCGCAACCACCTCGACAATGTTACTCTGACAGCCGCGGTGTACAATCTCGGATACATCACCGCCTACGAAGGCCTGACTCCTGAAATCATCGGGGCCGACCTCGGGCAATATCCGCGTCCGCGCTCTTTCCTGTTCACTCTTAACTTCACCCTGAAATAA
- a CDS encoding MFS transporter: protein MASLINRNTRTYAWIVVALLWIVGMLNYMDRQMLSTMRESIMIDISELESAANFGRLMAVFLWVYGIMSPFSGIIGDRISRKWVIVSALFVWSFVTFMMGYATSFSQLYILRGIMGVSEALYMPAALSLIADYHRERTRSLAIGINMTGIYFGQAMGGFGATLAVMYGWHGTFHSFGLIGIAYSVVLMFLLYDTPRHIGAVKTEEKKRLPVFKGMAMLLANVSFWVILFYFCVPSVPGWATKNWLPSLFASSLGIDMEVAGPIATISIAVSSFAGVLLGGFISDRWVMRNVRGRIYTAAIGLSLMIPALLCIGYGHTLLPVVAGAVLFGVGFGFFDANNMPIVCQFVSSRSRATAYGIMNMCSVFAGAAVTDLLGRSMDTGNLGRDFAMLSILVTFTIIVILTCLRPTTVDMSDSDASSSTADSSGCRQHA from the coding sequence ATGGCATCATTAATCAACAGAAACACCCGCACATATGCCTGGATAGTTGTAGCATTGCTATGGATTGTAGGGATGCTCAACTACATGGACCGCCAGATGCTATCCACTATGCGCGAGTCAATCATGATTGATATCTCCGAACTCGAGTCTGCGGCCAACTTCGGACGTCTGATGGCCGTGTTCCTTTGGGTGTACGGCATAATGAGCCCATTCTCCGGAATCATCGGCGACCGCATCAGCCGCAAGTGGGTAATTGTGTCGGCACTGTTCGTATGGTCGTTTGTCACATTCATGATGGGATATGCCACATCGTTCAGCCAGCTGTACATATTGCGTGGCATCATGGGAGTGAGCGAGGCTCTGTATATGCCGGCTGCATTGTCACTCATAGCCGACTACCACCGTGAGCGCACTCGCTCGCTGGCCATAGGCATCAATATGACCGGCATCTACTTCGGTCAGGCCATGGGCGGCTTCGGCGCCACTCTGGCTGTTATGTACGGATGGCACGGCACATTCCACAGCTTCGGCCTCATCGGTATCGCCTACAGTGTGGTGCTTATGTTCCTGCTCTACGACACACCGCGCCATATCGGCGCCGTGAAGACCGAGGAAAAGAAACGACTCCCCGTATTCAAGGGTATGGCAATGCTGCTTGCCAACGTATCCTTCTGGGTGATTCTCTTCTATTTCTGCGTGCCGTCGGTACCCGGATGGGCCACTAAAAACTGGCTCCCCTCGCTCTTCGCCTCAAGCCTCGGCATCGATATGGAGGTCGCCGGACCAATCGCCACGATTTCAATTGCCGTATCCTCGTTTGCCGGAGTATTGCTCGGTGGATTTATATCCGACCGCTGGGTGATGCGCAATGTGCGCGGTCGCATCTACACAGCCGCCATAGGCCTGTCGCTGATGATTCCCGCTCTTCTCTGTATCGGCTACGGCCACACTTTGCTCCCCGTTGTCGCCGGAGCAGTGCTGTTCGGAGTAGGATTCGGATTCTTCGACGCCAACAACATGCCTATCGTGTGCCAGTTTGTATCGTCGCGCAGCCGGGCCACGGCCTACGGTATAATGAACATGTGCAGCGTGTTTGCAGGCGCCGCCGTCACCGACCTGCTTGGCCGCTCTATGGACACCGGCAATCTCGGCCGCGATTTCGCCATGCTGTCAATACTCGTCACATTCACAATAATAGTAATACTTACCTGCCTGCGCCCGACTACAGTCGACATGAGCGACAGCGATGCCTCATCATCGACAGCAGACAGTAGCGGATGCAGACAGCATGCATGA
- a CDS encoding sialidase family protein, with amino-acid sequence MNASLKFAIASLYAAACLSAMAGSPRIEFRHPAVPVLSRLTHSPALRMTAIADGNATILKGMTLDFGESTDPTDIRSIGLYVSADSTSFDRVHCIGSATTDGQAKVKLVLNAPLSADTTYMWLGVTLRDSIDLTHRISLKCARIDTDRGTLRFRSHTSPLLRTGVALHTAGRDGVASCRIPGIATAPDGTLLAIYDARYDSARDLQGNIDIALQRSLDGGSTWTPMQPVLDMGTWGGLAEKHNGVSDACILVDRNTGRIFVAGLWMHGMLDADGKWIEGLDSTSDYWIHQWKGRGSQPGTDIRSTCQFLITHSDDGGVTWSFPDNITAHTKRPEWWLFAPAPGQGITLSDGTLVFPTQGRDSKGIPFSNITYSTDHGRTWTTGNPAYDDVTECNAAELSDGSIMLNMRDNRNRGHLSPNGRRVCTTTDFGRTWTEHPTSRKVLTEPTCMASLYRHEYIAPDSSKASVLLFANPVHHKLRRNLTLRASLDDGATWPEANSIMFDETQGMGYSSITAINPDAIGILYESGLADMVFVRIELNEILKQK; translated from the coding sequence ATGAATGCATCCTTAAAATTCGCCATAGCCTCGCTATATGCCGCAGCATGTCTGTCAGCCATGGCAGGAAGTCCTCGAATAGAATTCCGGCATCCGGCAGTACCGGTACTCTCGCGACTAACCCACTCGCCGGCCTTACGGATGACAGCTATCGCCGACGGAAATGCCACTATTCTGAAAGGGATGACGCTGGATTTCGGCGAAAGTACCGACCCTACCGATATACGGTCCATAGGACTGTATGTCTCGGCCGATTCCACCTCCTTCGACCGAGTACATTGTATCGGCAGCGCCACGACCGACGGACAGGCAAAAGTGAAGCTCGTGCTCAATGCACCTCTCTCTGCCGACACCACTTACATGTGGCTCGGAGTGACGCTGCGCGATTCCATCGACCTTACCCACCGCATATCTTTGAAATGCGCCCGCATCGACACTGACAGAGGCACCCTGCGTTTCCGCAGTCACACATCTCCTCTACTGCGCACAGGAGTAGCCCTGCATACTGCCGGACGCGATGGAGTCGCGTCATGCCGCATACCCGGCATCGCAACAGCCCCCGACGGCACACTTCTCGCCATCTACGACGCTCGATATGATTCCGCGCGCGACCTCCAGGGAAACATCGACATCGCTCTGCAGAGAAGCCTCGACGGAGGGTCGACCTGGACTCCGATGCAGCCCGTACTTGATATGGGTACATGGGGCGGACTCGCGGAAAAGCACAACGGCGTAAGCGACGCATGCATACTGGTCGACCGCAATACGGGCCGCATATTTGTAGCCGGACTGTGGATGCACGGGATGCTCGACGCCGACGGCAAGTGGATTGAAGGGCTCGACAGCACATCCGACTATTGGATACACCAATGGAAAGGTCGCGGCTCTCAGCCCGGTACAGACATTCGCAGTACATGCCAGTTCCTGATTACCCACAGTGATGACGGAGGAGTAACCTGGAGTTTTCCCGACAACATAACAGCCCACACAAAGCGCCCCGAATGGTGGCTGTTTGCCCCTGCGCCCGGCCAGGGTATCACACTCTCCGACGGCACGCTCGTATTCCCCACCCAGGGACGGGACAGCAAGGGCATCCCATTCAGCAATATAACATACAGCACCGACCACGGACGCACATGGACCACCGGCAATCCGGCCTACGACGATGTGACTGAGTGCAATGCCGCAGAGCTGTCCGACGGCTCGATAATGCTCAACATGCGCGACAACCGCAACCGAGGGCACCTCAGCCCCAACGGACGCCGCGTGTGCACAACCACCGATTTTGGCCGCACATGGACCGAGCATCCTACCTCGCGCAAGGTGCTGACCGAGCCGACATGCATGGCAAGCCTATACCGCCACGAATACATCGCTCCCGACAGCTCCAAGGCATCAGTGCTGCTGTTTGCCAACCCTGTCCACCACAAACTGCGTCGCAATCTCACTCTCAGGGCAAGCCTCGACGACGGCGCCACCTGGCCCGAAGCCAACAGCATCATGTTTGACGAGACACAGGGCATGGGATACTCAAGCATCACAGCCATAAATCCGGATGCAATCGGAATACTCTACGAAAGCGGTCTGGCCGACATGGTGTTCGTAAGAATCGAATTAAATGAAATCCTCAAACAGAAATAA
- a CDS encoding dihydrodipicolinate synthase family protein produces the protein MPNFPRLRGMIAATFTPMTETGDINYAEIKPYADYIASTAIDGVFVNGTTGEFSSLTVEERKKILECWITAAAGRFKVICHAGSNCQRDSIEIAAHAASIGAYGIGCIAPSFFKPATVNDLIGFFAPIADAAPELPFYYYNMPSITGVNLPVDRILAEGRKIIPNLAGTKFTHNNLMEMEMCIDLDGGAFEVLHGYDEILIAGLSMGAKAGVGSTYNYIPEIYDGIFRAMEDGDLTTARELQKKSIKTVEVIIRYGGGVRGGKAIMNLIGIKCGECRPPLSPLAQEEYAALEADLDALGFVKK, from the coding sequence ATGCCAAATTTCCCACGTCTGCGCGGCATGATAGCCGCCACATTCACCCCAATGACTGAAACCGGGGATATAAATTATGCCGAGATAAAGCCCTACGCCGATTATATAGCATCAACAGCTATCGATGGTGTATTTGTCAACGGCACTACCGGAGAATTCTCATCCCTCACCGTCGAAGAACGCAAGAAGATACTCGAATGCTGGATTACCGCCGCTGCCGGACGGTTCAAGGTAATATGCCATGCCGGAAGCAACTGCCAGCGCGACTCGATTGAGATTGCCGCACATGCAGCATCAATCGGAGCATACGGGATAGGATGCATCGCACCGTCTTTTTTCAAGCCGGCCACTGTAAACGACCTGATTGGCTTCTTCGCACCAATCGCCGACGCTGCGCCCGAACTGCCGTTCTACTATTACAACATGCCATCAATCACCGGAGTAAACCTACCCGTCGACAGAATTCTTGCCGAAGGGCGAAAGATTATTCCAAATCTGGCGGGAACAAAGTTTACCCACAACAATCTTATGGAAATGGAAATGTGTATCGACCTCGACGGAGGCGCTTTCGAAGTGCTGCATGGATACGACGAGATACTGATTGCCGGTCTGTCCATGGGTGCGAAAGCCGGTGTGGGCAGCACATACAACTACATCCCTGAAATATACGACGGCATATTCCGGGCAATGGAGGACGGCGACCTGACAACAGCCCGCGAACTTCAGAAGAAATCAATAAAGACAGTCGAGGTTATCATACGCTACGGCGGTGGAGTACGCGGCGGCAAAGCAATCATGAACCTCATAGGCATAAAATGCGGAGAATGCCGACCGCCACTCTCGCCTCTTGCTCAGGAGGAATATGCAGCTCTTGAAGCCGATCTTGATGCACTCGGATTCGTGAAAAAATAA
- a CDS encoding FadR/GntR family transcriptional regulator has protein sequence MALSLQPSGASLVDQVEECLLSHFKCSNLSIGDPIPNENTLAEELGVARSVLRECLSRLKMFGMIHSRPRKGMILAEPTILGGMKRVIDPRFLSEDTVLDLLEFRIALEIGISADIFDKIKPEDIKELEEIVRIGKVIENNEYAVSSESSFHAKLYEITGNKTIAEFQDIIHPVLTYIKKQFRQELSQINQRLQAEGATASHADLLSYLKSGDKEGYRNAIERHFELYRIFMREHSFNSKE, from the coding sequence ATGGCACTGTCACTCCAGCCATCAGGCGCATCGCTTGTCGACCAGGTCGAGGAATGCCTGCTCTCCCACTTCAAGTGCAGCAACTTGTCGATTGGCGATCCTATTCCCAACGAAAACACTTTGGCCGAGGAGCTCGGAGTAGCCCGAAGTGTGCTACGCGAATGTCTCAGCCGGCTGAAAATGTTCGGGATGATACACTCTCGTCCTCGAAAAGGGATGATTCTCGCAGAGCCCACAATACTCGGAGGCATGAAGCGTGTGATTGACCCGCGCTTTCTCAGCGAGGATACAGTGCTCGATCTGCTCGAATTCCGTATCGCTCTGGAAATAGGCATATCGGCCGATATATTCGACAAGATAAAGCCTGAAGATATAAAGGAACTGGAAGAGATAGTGCGCATAGGCAAGGTCATCGAAAACAATGAGTATGCCGTGTCGAGCGAATCGTCATTCCATGCGAAACTCTATGAGATTACCGGCAACAAGACCATAGCCGAGTTCCAGGATATCATCCACCCTGTACTCACATATATAAAGAAACAATTCCGTCAGGAACTGTCGCAAATCAACCAGCGTCTCCAGGCCGAGGGTGCTACCGCATCCCATGCCGACCTGCTTTCATATCTCAAATCAGGCGACAAAGAAGGATATCGCAACGCAATAGAGCGCCACTTCGAGCTCTACCGCATATTTATGCGCGAACACTCCTTCAACTCTAAAGAATAA